GGCATCCGGCCCGAGGATATCGGCAAACTGTTCAATCCCTTCGGGCAGATCGACATGTCCTCGACCAAGCGGTATGAAGGGACCGGATTGGGATTGTATCTGAGCAAGAAGATCTTGACCATGCTCGGCGGGTCCATCGGCGTCAAAAGCGAGTACGGCAGCGGCAGCATCTTCACCTTCAGCCTGCCCCTGCACTGGAAGGAGAATCCTAATGCCGACAGCACTCATCATTGAAGACAACGAGAACAATCTCTACATGATGCGGTTCATTCTGGCCAAGCTGGGCTATGCGGTCTTGGAGGCGAGGGACGGCGCGGCCGGGGTCGAGATGGCCAAGGCCCACCGGCCCGACCTGATCCTGATGGACATCCAATTGCCCGTTTTGGACGGATACGCCGCCACGCGGCGGATCCGGCAGGACGACGCGCTCAAGGCGGTTCCCATCATCGCGGTGACGTCCTACGCCATGGTCGGGGACAAGGAGAAAGCCCTGGCCGCCGGCTGCACGGCCTATGTCGAAAAGCCGATTAACCCACCCGCCTTCATCAAAGTCCTGGAGCGCTTCCGGCAAGCCGGCGGAGAAACCCCATGAACATCCTCATCGTCGACGACCTGGAGGAGAACCGCTATTTCCTGAAATACCTTTTTTCGGGAACGGGCTTTCGTACGGAGGAAGCGGCCAACGGCAAGGCGGCCCTGGACTTCCTCGAGACGGGGACCTGGGATCTGGTCATCTCGGACATCCTGATGCCGGTCATGGACGGGTACCAGCTCTGTCGGCGGATCCGCGCGGACGAGCGGTGGCGGAATCTCCCGTTCATCTTCTACACGGCCACCTACATCGATCAAAGGGATGAGGAATTCGCCATGACCCTGGGGGCCGATCGGTTCTACCGCAAGCCCCTCGATCCGCGAGTGTTAATGAACAACGTCCGCGGGCTTCTGGAGGAGGTCGCTCGGAGCCGGCCCCGGCGGCCGGCCGCGCCGGCGGATGAAGCCGAGGTTCTCAGGCTTTACTCCGAACGCTTGGTTCACAAACTCGAGGAGAAAATAGCCCGTCTGGAGCAGGAGACGGCCCAGCGCAAGCACGCCGAAGAGGCGCTCCGCCAAAGCGAGCGGCAATACCGCCTGATCACCGAGAACACCGTCGACGTCATCACCGTCCTGGATATGAACCTGCGGATCACGTATGTCAACTCCTCGATCGTCCGGCTGCGGGGCTACACGCCGGAAGAAGCCCTGGCCCAAACCCTCGACCAGGTCATGACGCCCGAGTCGAAAGCCCTCGTCTCCGGCATCCTGATCGAAGAGATGGAGCTGGAAGCCAAGGAGGGCGCGGAACCGACCCGCTCGCGCAACGTCGAGCTGGAAGAGTACCGCAAGAACGGGACGACGGTATGGACGGAAGTCAGCCTGTCCTTCATCCGCGACGAGGACCTGCGGCCCACCGGCATTCTGACCGTCTCGCGCGACATTTCCGAACGGCGGCGGGCGGAAGCGAAAATCCAGGCCTCCCTGAAAGAAAAAGAGGCTCTTCTCCGCGAGATCCACCACCGGGTCAAGAACAACATGCAGATCATCTCCAGCCTGGTCAACCTCTCGGCCCGCAACATCAATGACCCAGCTTGTGTGGAGGCCCTGCGCCAGATTCGCCGGCGGGTTCGTGCCATCGCCGCGGTTCATGATAGCCTGTATCGATCGCCGGACTTGGCCCAAATCGACATCGGGAACTATCTGCGCGACATGGTCATCCACTACGCCCAGGCCTACGCCGTGGACTCGGCCCGCATCACCATCACGCCCGAGCTGGAGACGATCGGGCTCCCCATCGAAACGGCGGTCCCGGTCGGGTTGATCGCCGGCGAGCTGATCGGCAACGCCATGCGGCACGCCTTCGCCGATGGCCGGCGCGGCCGGCTGAATATCGGGCTGCGGCGCCTGCCGGACGGCCAAGTCCTCCTGGCCGTCCACGATGACGGTATCGGGGTGCCGCCGGAATTCGACTTGAAAAAAGCGGAATCCATGGGTATGGTCATCGTAAATTCCTTGACCGACCAGATCAGCGGCCGGTTCGAGCTCATCCGCGACGGCGGAACGGAATTCCGGCTCACGTTCCGGGCGCAAAGCGCCTAACGGCCGCGCCCGTATTCTCTTGCCCATGTAGCCCGCGCGCCGCAAGGGACTCCTATAGGGCGAGGAACGGCGATTGACAATCCCGCGGCCCGGTTGTTAGAGTAGACGGCACGAGGTTCGCCATGCACTCCCAAGCCCCCGCCGCCCGCCGCGCGAACGTCCCGCCTTGGCGAACCGCCCTGTTATGCGCCGGGATCGTCTGCCTCGCCGCCTGCATCCCGGTCGTCAAGGCCGTCCTCCGCACTCCGGATGTCGACATCAACGCCCTGGAGAAGGACATCGTGACCAAGCTGGCCGGGCAGGTCGAGATCAAGCCGGGGATCAAGATCGCCGCCCGCGCGGCGATCGAGGACAAAAAGCTGGCCCGCGCCTACCTGATCGAAGTCTGGCAGGGGCTCGGGCTCACCGTCCAGACGCAGGACTACAGCGCCGAGGGACAGAACATCTACGCCGTCGTCGGCCCCGCGGATCCGGCGACGGAGACGATCGTCTTCGGCGCCCACTACGACTCGGTCCGCAACGGGCCCGGCGCCAACGACAACGCCACGGGCACGGCCGCCGTCACGGCCGCCGCGGCCCGCCTGTCGGACCTGAAGCCTCTCACCCGCCGGATTATCTTCATCCTCTTCGACGAGGAGGAGCGGGGCATGCGGGGGAGCCGCGCTTTCGCCCAGAAGCTCAAGGACGAAGGCGCCAAAATCCATTCCGTCCACACCATCGACCAGATGGGCTGGGATAAGGACGGCGACCGGGCCGTCGAGCTCGAGATCCCGTATGACGGCGCGCTCGATCTCTACACGGGCGTCGCCTCGAAGATGACGCCCCCCATCCCGCTCCTCGTGACCAAGGAGGGGGGCTCCGATCATTCGGCTTTCCGACGGCTGGGCTTCAAGGCCGTCGGCCTGACCGAGGAGTATCATCACGACGACACGACCCCGTTCATCCACCGGCCCGGCGATACGGCCGAGACCGTGGACTTCGCCTATCTGGCCAACACGACGGACCTCGTCCTCCGGGTCCTGACCCTCCTGGCCCAGGGCAAGTGAGGCCCCCCCCATGCCCCTCGATGAGATCCGCTACAAGACTTGGGTCGAGATCGACCCGGCCGCCTTCCGCCACAACATCCGCGCCTGCCGGGCCCTGCTCCAGCCGCGCACGGGATTATGGCTCGTCTGCAAGTCGAACGCCTACGGCCACGGCCTCGTGCCGCTGGCGACGATGGGCCAAAAGCTCGGCGCGGACGGCTTTTGCGTGGACAGTGTGGTCGAAGGCAGCCGCCTGCGCGAGTCCGGCGTCACCAAGCCGATCCTGGTGCTGGGGCCGACCCTGCCTTACCTCCTGCCCTCGGCCGCCGAGCATGCTCTCCACCTGACCGTATCGGGATGGGAGGCGCTCGACGCCCTGGCCAAGGCAGCCAAGCGGCCGGGCTATCACCT
This portion of the Candidatus Aminicenantes bacterium genome encodes:
- a CDS encoding M20/M25/M40 family metallo-hydrolase; the protein is MHSQAPAARRANVPPWRTALLCAGIVCLAACIPVVKAVLRTPDVDINALEKDIVTKLAGQVEIKPGIKIAARAAIEDKKLARAYLIEVWQGLGLTVQTQDYSAEGQNIYAVVGPADPATETIVFGAHYDSVRNGPGANDNATGTAAVTAAAARLSDLKPLTRRIIFILFDEEERGMRGSRAFAQKLKDEGAKIHSVHTIDQMGWDKDGDRAVELEIPYDGALDLYTGVASKMTPPIPLLVTKEGGSDHSAFRRLGFKAVGLTEEYHHDDTTPFIHRPGDTAETVDFAYLANTTDLVLRVLTLLAQGK
- a CDS encoding response regulator, producing MNILIVDDLEENRYFLKYLFSGTGFRTEEAANGKAALDFLETGTWDLVISDILMPVMDGYQLCRRIRADERWRNLPFIFYTATYIDQRDEEFAMTLGADRFYRKPLDPRVLMNNVRGLLEEVARSRPRRPAAPADEAEVLRLYSERLVHKLEEKIARLEQETAQRKHAEEALRQSERQYRLITENTVDVITVLDMNLRITYVNSSIVRLRGYTPEEALAQTLDQVMTPESKALVSGILIEEMELEAKEGAEPTRSRNVELEEYRKNGTTVWTEVSLSFIRDEDLRPTGILTVSRDISERRRAEAKIQASLKEKEALLREIHHRVKNNMQIISSLVNLSARNINDPACVEALRQIRRRVRAIAAVHDSLYRSPDLAQIDIGNYLRDMVIHYAQAYAVDSARITITPELETIGLPIETAVPVGLIAGELIGNAMRHAFADGRRGRLNIGLRRLPDGQVLLAVHDDGIGVPPEFDLKKAESMGMVIVNSLTDQISGRFELIRDGGTEFRLTFRAQSA
- a CDS encoding response regulator yields the protein MPTALIIEDNENNLYMMRFILAKLGYAVLEARDGAAGVEMAKAHRPDLILMDIQLPVLDGYAATRRIRQDDALKAVPIIAVTSYAMVGDKEKALAAGCTAYVEKPINPPAFIKVLERFRQAGGETP